The genomic stretch GCTGGTCTATTGCTCGATCACCGGCTTCGGTCAGACCGGGCCGTACCGCAACCGTGCCGGCTACGACTTCATGATCCAGGGCATGGGCGGGTTGATGAGCATCACCGGCCAGCCCGACGGCGAGCCGGGCGGCGGCCCGGTCAAGGTCGGCGTCGCGGTGACCGACATCTTCACCGGCCTCTACGCCACCATCGGCATCATGGGCGCGCTGGCCCATCGCGACCGCACCGGCGAGGGGCAGCAGGTCGACCTCGCCCTGCTCGACGTCCAGGTGGCGGTTCTGGCCAATCAGGCGATGAATTGCCTGGTCGGCGGCAAGGCGCCGCAGCGGCTCGGCAACGCCCACCCGAACATCGTGCCCTATCAGGCTTTCGCCACCCGCGACGGCTACATCATCCTGGCGGTCGGCAACGACGGCCAGTTCGCCAAGTTCTGCGCCGTCGCCGGCCGTCCCGATCTGGCGAAGGACGAACGCTATGCCACCAACCCGGCCCGCGTCGCCAACCGCAAGGAGCTGGTGGCGCTGCTGGAGGAACTGATCCGCACCCGCGACAGCCACGACTGGCTGGCCGCGCTGGAGGAGGTCGGCGTGCCCTGCGGCCCGATCAACGACCTGACCGCGGTGTTCGAGGACCCCCAGGTGAAGGCCCGCAACATTCACCAGGACCTGCCGCACCCGACCCAGGGCAGCGTGCCGACGGTGGCGAGCCCGATCCGCTACAGCGGCACCCCGCTGGTGCACGACACCGCCCCGCCGACGCTGGGCCAGCACACCGACGCGGTGCTGGCGGAGTCCCTCGGCCTGAGCGAGGCCGACATCGCGTCCTTGCGCGAGAAGGGCGTGATCTGACCGCAGGAGTGGGGAGCCGGAAAGCACCGACTTTCCGGCTGCCCGATCAGAACTCCGTCACCACGGTCACGCCGGCGCCCTCGAACCTGTCCATGGCCATCAGGGCGTCGATGGACTGCTCCAGCGTAATCGTTCTGCCGATCAGCTTCTCCGGCGCCAGCTTGCCGGAGCGCATCATCTCCAGCATCGCGTCATAGCGATGGGCCTGCATGCCGTGGCTGCCGAGGATTTCCAACTCCTGGGCGATGACGCGGCTCATCGGGATGGCCGGCGTGCTGTTCTCGGCCAGCATCAGGCCGACCTGCACATGCTTGCCCCGCTTGCGCAGGTTGCTGATCGAGTTGAAGCAGGTGGTGGGGTGTCCCAGCGCGTCGAGCGAGACATGGGCGCCGCCGCGCGTGATCTCGAGGACCGCTTCGGCGACCTCACCGACCTCCGATGCGTTCACCGTGGCGGTCGCGCCGAGTGCTCGGGCCATGTCGAGCTTGTCTTCCGAAATGTCGATGGCGACGACATTGGCGCCCACCGCGTTGGCGATCATGATCGCCGACAGGCCGACGCCGCCGCAGCCGTGAACGGCCACCCACTGGCCGGCGGATGTCTTGCCCTGATCGACGACGGCGCGGAAGGAGGTCACGAAGCGGCAGCCGAGGCTGGCGGCCGTGGTGAAGTCCATCGTCTCCGGCAGCCGCACCAGATTGATGTCCGCCTGATGCAGGCCGACATATTGCGCGAAGGACCCCCAGTGGGTGAAGCCGGGTTGAAACTGCCGGTCGCAGACCTGATGATTGCCGGAATGGCATTCGGGACAGGCGCCGCAGCCGCCGACGAACGGGACCGTCACCCGGTCGCCGACCTTCCATTTCGTCACATCCTTGCCGACCGCTTCGACGATGCCGGCCAGCTCATGACCGGGCACATGGGGAAGCCGGATGTCGGTGTCATGGCCGACCCAGCCATGCCAGTCGCTGCGGCAAACCCCGGTCGCCATCACCTTGACGACGACGCCATGCGGCTCCGGCGTCGGATCGGGCACGGTCATGATTTGGGGCGGTGCGGAAAACGCCTCGTAGACCACCGCTTTCATCGGGATTCTCCTGCTGGATTTTCCCGGTATTCTACGGCGAAGCCGCTGAAATTGCCTTTCAATTGAAGACAGGGTGTTCCCGAGATATGAAAGGGTCTTTCAGGAGAATCGGCCTTCTTGAAGGAATTCGCCGGGATGGACGTGTTCGATAAAATGGATGCCACGATCGTGGACCGGCTGCAGCAGGATGGCCGGCTGTCCAACGCCAAGCTTGCCGAGCAACTGGCGCTGAGCGAGGCATCCTGCTGGCGTCGCCAGAAGCGTCTGGAGGACAGCGGGGTCATCAAGGGCTATCAGGCGGTGCTCGACCGCCGGAAGCTCGGCTTCGGCGTGATGGCCTTCGTGCAGATCGTCTGCACGCAGCATGGCGAGGAGGTGACCGCGGCGTTCGAGGCGGTCATCCAGGCCTGCCCCTATGTGCTGGGTTGCCACAACACAACCGGCGAGGCCGATTTTCTGCTGATCGTCGTCGCCCGCGATCTCGACGATTACAGCAGGTTCGTCGACACGGTGCTGCGAAAGCTTCCGGGCGTCGCCAGCATCCGCTCCAACCTCTCCCTGCGGGAGATGAAGGCGACGAACCGGCTGCCCGTTCTGGCGGAGCCCTTCCGCTGACGGTCCGGCTCCCGCAGCCGATGGAATTTTCGCATCGCTCCTGCCCGCCGGGCGGGGGTTGCGTTCGTCCGCCAATCCAGCAAAATCGCTGCCCGCCCAGGCCTCCGGCCTGCTCCTGCGGATCACGCCCTCAAACCATCCCCGGATCCCGTCCATGACCGCGGCCCCCGCGACCGACACCCGCCTCGGCATCCTGATGATGCTGGGCGGCATGACGCTGTTCACGCTGAACGACGCGCTCGGCAAATGGCTGGTGGCCGACCATCCGGTCGCCATGCTGATCGCGGTGCGCAGCCTGTTCGGGCTGGCGGTTTTGGCGCCGATGATCTGGCGCGACGGCTTCGCCGCGGTCTTCGCCGTCGACCGGCTGCCGCTGCACATCCTGCGCGTGGTCCTGATGACGGTGGACGTCGCCTGTTTCTATTGGGCGGTCGGCTATCTGCCCTTGGCCGACGTGATGACCATCTACATGTCGGCGCCGCTGATCGTCACCGCTCTGTCGGTGCTGGTCCTGCGGGAAAGCGTCGGCTGGCGCCGCTGGGTGGCGGTTCTGGTCGGATTCGTCGGCGTCGTCATCGTGTTGAATCCAACCGGCCGCTTCGACCTGCTGCCGTCGCTGGTGGCGTTGGTCGGCGCCTTCATCTTCTCCAGCGGCGTCATCTCAACCCGTGTCCTGCGCTCCTCCTCCAGCCTGACGCTGGTCGGCAACCAGATGGTCGGCGGCATCCTGATCGGCGGGGCGGCGCTGCCCTGGTCGTGGCAGGCGCCGGGCTGGGTGGGCTTCTTCCTGCTGGGGCTGCTGGGCGTCTCGGCACTGGCCGGCCACGCCATGATGAACCGCTCGCTGCAACTCAGCCCGGCCGCGGTGGTGGTGCCGTTCCAGTACGTGTCGATCCTGTGGGCGGTTGTGCTCGACCTCGCCGTCTGGGGCACCGCGCCGACCGCCCGCATGGGGGTGGGGGCGGCGCTGATCATCGGCAGCGGCCTGTTCATCGTCTATCGCGAGCAGCGCGTGAAGCGCGGCGTGGTGGCCGAAGGGGTGACGGAGGTGCCGTGAGGCGGCCCCTCATCCCCCGAAGAAGCGCGGCACCAGCCTGACCGTCAGCGGATCCAGCGGGCGCCAGCCATAGTCGCGGATGACGTCGTTGGACTCGACCGGCCGTCGGCCATCGGCCAGCGACCATGTGATGTGGTAGGTCGATCCGTCCGGCCGGTCGCTGGTGCCGTCGATGGCGACGACCAGCGCCTGCACCCCCTCGCCGTCGTCGGCGCAGCCGATCACCTCGGCCAGCGTGGCGGTGGGCAGCGGGTCCTGCGGGCCGGCGCCGAACTGCAGCGTGACATGGTCGGCGACCAGCCGTTCATAGCGCGGCGGGACCTGGGCCAGCAGGCGGCCGCGCTCGTCGGCCGGCAGTTCCCACCCGGTGTATCCCGATCCCATCACCGCTTCCCCTAAGCCGAAAGGCGCCGGCACACTCACCGCCGGCCGCCTTTCATGATCCCGTCCATGATCTTATTCGCTTCCGCCGGCCCGGCAATCAGCTCAATCATGCGGATGGCGGTATAGCCGGTGCGGGCGTTGCCGGCGGGGCCGGCCAGTTCCTTTTGCGCCCGCTCGGTCAGCGAGGCGGTGGTCTTCTGCGTCATCTCCCGCAACTCGCCGCGCAGCCCCAGCGAATCGGCGATGGTCGCGCATTTGCGCAGCGCCCGCGCGTGGTTCTCCGCCTGGGCAAGCTGCGCCCGTCCCTCGCGGACATCGCCGCCGCCATCCAGCGCGCCGATGGCCGAGACGATGCCGGCGTCGGCATCCTGCAGCACCTGGGTCTTCACCATGGAGTGGACGGAGCTGCGGACCTGTTTCAGCCGCTGGTCGAACTCCTTGTTGCGGCTCTGCTCCATCGCCGCGCGGGTGGCGTCCAGGGTGGCGACGAGGTCGAGCGCCAGATCGGCCACCGCCATGCGATCCGCATTCCCGGCGCTCTGTCCCGCCCGCGAGCGGTCCTCGATCTGGGCGACGACCGTGCCGCTCAGCGACATGAACAGCGCGGCGCGGTCGGCCGATTTCTGCCCCAGATCCATGTCCCACAGCCCGCTCAGCAGCACCGACGGGTTGGTCAGCCGCGACGCGGCCAGCAGCACGAAGATCTTCAGCGCGTCCGGCCGGATGCGGGACAGCCGCCGGCCGATGGCCTGGATCGCTTCGATATGGTCGGCGTGCAGCTTCGGCACCGGCTTTGGCGACAGCGCCGCCTTCAGCTCCGCCACCTCGGACGCGATGGACAGGATGACGGCGATGTCGGCCAGCGCCCGCGTCCGGTTGGGGTTCATCCGCAGGTCCAGCGGCTCGCTGAAATGTCCGGCAACCGCTCCCTCGGCGATCTTCGCCACCGCCGCCGCGCATTCCGTCCAGAACGTCTCGCGCAGCGCCTTATGCTCCGCCCCCTCCTCCAGGGCGGGGCGGTAGGCGCGCAGCCGGTCCTTGCCGATTTCCGCTTCGACCAGCGGCCACAGGCCGTTCATCAGCGACCGCTCGATCACGCTCAGCGGCACCGGGTCGGCCTTGCCCAGCGCTTCGAACAAATCCTCGAACGGGTCGCAGAACAGGCGCTTCAGGGTCGGCCGGCGGCTCAGACGCAGCTCCACCAGCCGCGGGCGGATGACGGCGATGGTGCGCTGGATGTCGGGATGGTCGTTCATCTGCTCCAGCAGGCCGACGACCTGGCGGAACTTGGCCTCGTCGATGTCCATCAGCTTGTCGCCCAGCGCGACCAGATCCCTCATCTCCATGGTCAGGCCGCCTTCCCTTTGATCGTCTCGATCCGCATGACCAGATCGACGTCCAGCTGGCCGCTGCGCCAGTCGACATAGGCGCGCACCGACCGCTTGTGGCTGGAGATCAGCTTGTCCGCCATCATCGACTGGTCGGCGCGGCCCTCGTCCTTCGGCAGCAGGGGGATGACGCGGAAGATGTCGTGGACGGCCATGTCCTGGCTGTGGCGGTCCTGGGTCTGCGCGTCGGTCCACAGCAGGATCAGGTATTCCCAGCCGTCGAGCAGCCAGGACAGCCGGCTCGACGCCTTGCGGATCAGCGCCCGCTTGGTCTCCCACTGGCGCAGCAGGGTCTCGAACGACGCCATCGCCTGATCGAGCTGGCCGATGACGTTGCGGGCATGGTTGACCGTGTGTTCCGCCACCTCGGCGCAGAATCCGCCGATAGGCGCCGCTTCCGACACGTTGTCGGTCGCCCAGTCGGTCATGCTGTCGCGGAAGCCCTGCAGGTCGCGCATCAGCCGCCGCAGCCGCGCCGGCTTGGGCGAGCTTGCCAGCCCGATCGACTCCATCAGCACCGCCAGCTCGGCGATGCGGCCATACAGCTCGGTCGGCTCCAGCGCCAGACGTTGCGCTGCCTTCATCATCAGGTCGCGCGTCAGCTTCTGCCCCTCGGCGGAAGTCAGGCCGACCCGCAGGATCTCCGTCGATTCCAGCCCGACCGCCTTCAGCGCCTCGACGATCAGCTGATAGTTGATGAGAAGCCGCTGCTCCTCGTCGTCGTCCAGCGCCGCTTCGGCCGCCGCCACCGCCCCGCCGCCGGCCAGCCCGCAGCGCGCCGCCTCCAGCACCGCCTTGCGGATGTCGTCGGGCGAACAGCCCTCGGCCTTGGCGATCAACTCGTGCAGCATCCGGTCGTGCACCGTCATCGGGAAGGCCAGCGGCAGCGACTTCCACGGCACCACATAGACGCCGCGCCCTTCCGACAGGTTGGGCACCAGCACCTCCAGCTGGTCGCGGCTGTCCTTGCGCACGCGGGTCTGGGCCAGCACCGGCGTGGTGAAGGCCACCGCGGCACCGCGTTCCTCGAAGGTGGACGGGGCGAAATTGGTAAGGGAACGCATCGTGTCTGCGGCCGTGGCTGCTGGAAATGGTGGAACCGGATGATCGGGTGATTACGGCGCCGCGATGCTGAATTTTGCGTTAAATCCAATATAAGCGCCAACGGAAATATATCACCTTTGGACAGTACGCCCGGATCTCTCGCGGTACCCCCCGCCTGTGGCCTTCACTGTTCCGTCCGCTCGTCCGTTGTCGAAGAAGGACGGTGCGCGGAGGGACGGCGGCATGGCAGCGGGGGCGGGATCGGTGTTCAAATGGATCGGCTACGGGCTGCTCGGCCTCGTCGGTCTCGTCGTCGTCGCGGTCGGCGCGGTGCTGCTGCTGTTCGACTGGAACGATGCCCGCGGCTTCGTCGCCCGCCATGCATCATCCGCGCTGAACCGCGAGGTCGCCATCGACGGCGACCTGCGCGTCCATCTCGGCAACCCGATCCGCATCCATCTGGAAGGGCTGCGCGTCGCCAATGCCGACTGGGCGCAGGACAAGACCATGGCGGAGATCAAGGTTCTCGACGCCACGCTGCGCCCCTGGCCGCTGCTGCGCGGCGACTGGGAACTGCCGGAACTGAAATTCCAGGGACCGAAGCTGATCCTGGAGAAGAACGAGAAGGGCGAGGCCAACTGGAACTTCGGCCCGCCGAATGCGGAGAAGGAGGTGGCGAAGCAGACCGCGACCCCCGACAATCGGGGCGACATCCCGGTGATCGAGCGGCTGGTGATCGCCGACGGCACCATCCGCTATCGCGACCCCACCAGCGACATCGACATCGACAACACCATCAACACCGCGACCGGCGGCAACGACGACGACACGGTGGAGCTGAAGGGCAAGGGCAGCTTCGCCGGCAAGCCCTTCACCCTGGCGGCGGCCGGCGGCTCGCTGTTGTACCTGCGCGACGACCCGAAGCCCTATCCGCTGAAGATCGACGCCGCGGTCGGCAAGACCAAGGGCCACATCGAGGGCTCCATCGCC from Azospirillum sp. TSA2s encodes the following:
- a CDS encoding CaiB/BaiF CoA-transferase family protein, which produces MAGPLSHIRVLELSRVLAGPWSAQTLADLGADVIKVERPGAGDDTRAWGPPWAGDQSAYFLSTNRGKRSITIDFERPEGQELVRKLAAQADVVIENFKVGGLVKYGLDYDSLKAVNPRLVYCSITGFGQTGPYRNRAGYDFMIQGMGGLMSITGQPDGEPGGGPVKVGVAVTDIFTGLYATIGIMGALAHRDRTGEGQQVDLALLDVQVAVLANQAMNCLVGGKAPQRLGNAHPNIVPYQAFATRDGYIILAVGNDGQFAKFCAVAGRPDLAKDERYATNPARVANRKELVALLEELIRTRDSHDWLAALEEVGVPCGPINDLTAVFEDPQVKARNIHQDLPHPTQGSVPTVASPIRYSGTPLVHDTAPPTLGQHTDAVLAESLGLSEADIASLREKGVI
- a CDS encoding zinc-dependent alcohol dehydrogenase family protein, which encodes MKAVVYEAFSAPPQIMTVPDPTPEPHGVVVKVMATGVCRSDWHGWVGHDTDIRLPHVPGHELAGIVEAVGKDVTKWKVGDRVTVPFVGGCGACPECHSGNHQVCDRQFQPGFTHWGSFAQYVGLHQADINLVRLPETMDFTTAASLGCRFVTSFRAVVDQGKTSAGQWVAVHGCGGVGLSAIMIANAVGANVVAIDISEDKLDMARALGATATVNASEVGEVAEAVLEITRGGAHVSLDALGHPTTCFNSISNLRKRGKHVQVGLMLAENSTPAIPMSRVIAQELEILGSHGMQAHRYDAMLEMMRSGKLAPEKLIGRTITLEQSIDALMAMDRFEGAGVTVVTEF
- a CDS encoding Lrp/AsnC family transcriptional regulator, producing MKEFAGMDVFDKMDATIVDRLQQDGRLSNAKLAEQLALSEASCWRRQKRLEDSGVIKGYQAVLDRRKLGFGVMAFVQIVCTQHGEEVTAAFEAVIQACPYVLGCHNTTGEADFLLIVVARDLDDYSRFVDTVLRKLPGVASIRSNLSLREMKATNRLPVLAEPFR
- a CDS encoding DMT family transporter yields the protein MTAAPATDTRLGILMMLGGMTLFTLNDALGKWLVADHPVAMLIAVRSLFGLAVLAPMIWRDGFAAVFAVDRLPLHILRVVLMTVDVACFYWAVGYLPLADVMTIYMSAPLIVTALSVLVLRESVGWRRWVAVLVGFVGVVIVLNPTGRFDLLPSLVALVGAFIFSSGVISTRVLRSSSSLTLVGNQMVGGILIGGAALPWSWQAPGWVGFFLLGLLGVSALAGHAMMNRSLQLSPAAVVVPFQYVSILWAVVLDLAVWGTAPTARMGVGAALIIGSGLFIVYREQRVKRGVVAEGVTEVP